The bacterium DNA window GTCCTTTCCAATCCGGGAAATACCCTTCTGGCCCGGCGATGTCTCGGGACTGAAGCGAAAACGGTCGCTGATCGTGGAGAGGCAATGATCCGCGGGTTTCACGCTGGCGGAGTGCTGGCTACCGGCAAGCACTTTCCCGGACATGGAGATGTCACGGTGGATTCGCACCTTCGACTGCCGGTTTCCGACTGCACCCTGGAAACGCTTTGGCAGCGGGAGCTTGTTCCTTTTGTCCGGGCCATACAGGCAGGCCTTTCGATTATCATGACCGCTCACATCAAGTACACCCATCTTGATCCCGACTATCCGGCCACGCTCTCGCCAAAAATCATCCAGGGGCTGCTGCGCGGTCAACTGGGTTTTCAGGGGCTGGTGATCACGGACGATATGACCATGAAAGCCATCGCCCATCACTTCACCCCCAAAGAGGCGGCTCTGGCCGCGGTCAGGGCAGGCGCAGACATCGTTCTGGTTTGCCATGAACCGGATCAGCAGCTCCAGGCATGGGAAGCCCTGATGGACGGATATCAGCGGGATGAGGAGATCAGATCGGCAATCGATCTGGCCAGCCGGAGAATTATTGACAGCAAGTTGAGGAGGAATATCCTGCAAGGACATAAGAACATTGGCCACTGAAGGCGGCATCACAGAGTCGCCCTCATATAACTGGCCATTTATCAGTTACTGACCACTGGCCACTGATCACTGACCACTGTCTTTACTGACCACTGGCCACTCAAAAATACGGGGAGTAAATCATGTTTGTACCAATGGTTGACCTGGTTGGGGAATACCGCAGGCTGAGAGAGCCGATTCAAAAGGCTATCCAGTGGGTTCTGGAGTCGGGCCGCTTTATTCTGGGTCCGAATGTGGAAGCTCTGGAAGCGGAAATGGCGGCCTATATCACCACCCGCTACGCGATCGGGGTGGCTTCGGGAACTGATGCTTTGCTTCTGGCCCTGACGG harbors:
- the nagZ gene encoding beta-N-acetylhexosaminidase; its protein translation is MNEIRKKVGQMLMFGFSGTELNDSVRAMIREQKIGGVILFAANIVEPDQVRQLCRDFQDWNRQAGSEFPLLIAIDQEGGRVSRIPWLVERYPDPVLLGNRSLEDAFQFGYGLAQELANLGITVDLAPVLDVLSNPGNTLLARRCLGTEAKTVADRGEAMIRGFHAGGVLATGKHFPGHGDVTVDSHLRLPVSDCTLETLWQRELVPFVRAIQAGLSIIMTAHIKYTHLDPDYPATLSPKIIQGLLRGQLGFQGLVITDDMTMKAIAHHFTPKEAALAAVRAGADIVLVCHEPDQQLQAWEALMDGYQRDEEIRSAIDLASRRIIDSKLRRNILQGHKNIGH